The Triticum dicoccoides isolate Atlit2015 ecotype Zavitan chromosome 6A, WEW_v2.0, whole genome shotgun sequence genome has a window encoding:
- the LOC119318693 gene encoding disease resistance protein RGA5-like codes for MEAALVSVATGVLKPVIGKLTVLLGNEYKRFKTVCKEIKSLTHELAAMEAFLLKMSEDEDPDVQDKVWMNEVRELSYDMEDAIDDFMQSIGDKDEKPDGFIEKVKNSLGKLGKMKARRRIGKEIQDLKKQIKEVGERNARYKGRETFSKTVNATVDPRALAIFEHASKLVGIDKPKAEIIKLLTEEDVRASEQQQQQQQPKIVSIVGSGGMGKTTLANQVYQEIKGQFECWAFLSVSRSPDMMNILRTILSEVSGQGYSNTEAGSVPILISKINDFLLDKRYFVVVDDIWDVDTWNIIKCAFPATSSTSRIITTTRINNVAHSCCSSFNGCIYNIRALDMVHSRQLFHRRLFKSDEDCPSYLQEISERILEKCHGVPLAIIAISGLLDNIEKTEDRWNQVKDSIGRALERNPSVEGMMKILSLSYFDIPAYLKTCLLYLSIYLEDSTIEKKDLIRRWIGEGFIHREGRYMAYEVGERCFNELLNRGLIQPGATDIYGEVKSCRVHDTILDFIISKSIEENFVTILGVPTMTIVNQSKVVRRLCLQGVKEGNSAILIANLVFSHVRSLTMVRGLLVILSLEEFRHLRVLDLMDCSELEDQHLENIVRLFHLRYLNLKDTKISKLPEQIGRLGCLEVLDLRRTSVKELPASIVNLRKLMHVLVNPGVKFPDGIAKMQALETLEYVRVDNQPVDFLSGLGQLMNLRNLRLTIDLKVDSDTEDTNMVGEEHKKAIVSSLCKLGTHNLRSLTITIGFGSSLLNEESLCLPTLEDFSIRFWSFRQVPTWVGSLRNLQRLHLRVEGLKQDDVCTLGALPSLLVLDVMDETGSNGKLRISGEVGFRFLRIFIYEGCYNPVDLMFGAGSMPKLEKLVLECLSIVETNPRDFGIKNLPCLSTIKFTRVCGDNHIVEAVKTALERSASTHPNHPSMFFSARLLKLIE; via the exons ATGGAGGCGGCTCTCGTCAGCGTGGCGACGGGGGTCCTCAAACCTGTCATAGGGAAGCTGACCGTTCTGCTCGGAAACGAGTACAAGCGGTTCAAGACAGTTTGCAAGGAGATCAAGTCCCTCACCCATGAGCTCGCCGCAATGGAGGCTTTTCTCCTCAAGATGTCTGAGGATGAGGATCCTGATGTGCAGGATAAAGTTTGGATGAATGAGGTGCGGGAGCTGTCCTACGACATGGAGGACGCCATCGACGACTTCATGCAAAGCATCGGTGACAAGGACGAAAAGCCAGATGGTTTCATTGAGAAAGTGAAGAACTCACTAGGGAAGTTGGGGAAGATGAAGGCTCGCCGTCGGATCGGCAAAGAGATTCAGGATCTGAAGAAACAAATCAAAGAGGTGGGTGAGAGGAATGCAAGGTACAAGGGTCGTGAGACCTTCTCCAAGACGGTCAATGCGACTGttgatcctagagctcttgctatATTTGAGCATGCATCGAAGCTCGTTGGAATCGATAAGCCCAAGGCTGAGATAATCAAGCTGTTAACAGAAGAGGATGTTCGTGCTtcagagcaacaacaacaacaacaacaaccgaaGATAGTCTCTATTGTTGGATCTGGAGGTATGGGCAAAACAACTCTTGCAAACCAAGTGTATCAAGAGATCAAAGGGCAATTCGAGTGCTGGGCCTTCTTATCCGTGTCGCGAAGCCCGGACATGATGAATATTCTGAGGACTATTCTCAGTGAAGTTAGCGGTCAAGGTTATTCTAACACGGAAGCAGGGAGTGTACCAATACTCATTAGCAAGATCAATGACTTCCTACTAGATAAAAG GTACTTTGTTGTTGTTGACGATATATGGGACGTGGATACCTGGAATATTATTAAGTGTGCATTCCCTGCTACAAGTTCTACCAGTAGAATAATCACAACTACTCGTATAAACAATGTCGCTCATTCATGTTGTTCATCATTCAATGGCTGTATTTACAATATAAGGGCTCTTGATATGGTGCATTCAAGACAGTTATTTCATAGAAGGCTATTCAAGTCTGATGAAGATTGCCCTTCATACCTTCAAGAAATTTCTGAGCGGATATTGGAAAAATGCCATGGAGTACCTTTGGCGATCATTGCTATATCTGGTTTGTTGGATAACATAGAAAAAACAGAAGATCGATGGAATCAAGTGAAAGATTCAATTGGTCGTGCACTTGAAAGGAATCCCAGCGTCGAAGGAATGATGAAGATTTTGTCACTTAGTTATTTTGATATTCCTGCTTATCTGAAAACTTGCCTCTTATACCTGAGCATATATCTAGAAGATTCTACTATTGAGAAGAAGGACCTGATAAGAAGATGGATTGGTGAAGGATTCATTCATAGAGAAGGCAGATACATGGCATATGAGGTAGGAGAAAGGTGTTTTAATGAACTACTCAATAGGGGTTTGATCCAACCTGGGGCGACAGATATCTATGGCGAAGTGAAGAGTTGCCGGGTTCATGACACAATTCTTGATTTCATCATATCCAAGTCCATAGAAGAGAACTTTGTTACTATACTTGGGGTTCCCACTATGACAATTGTAAACCAAAGCAAAGTTGTTCGTCGACTCTGTCTACAAGGTGTCAAGGAAGGAAATTCAGCAATATTGATTGCAAATCTCGTGTTTTCCCATGTTCGATCACTTACTATGGTTAGAGGTCTGTTGGTAATTCTTTCTTTGGAGGAGTTCAGACATCTGCGTGTTCTTGACTTGATGGATTGCTCTGAATTGGAAGATCAACATCTTGAAAATATAGTGAGGTTGTTCCACCTGCGGTACCTGAATCTCAAAGATACAAAAATAAGCAAGCTCCCGGAACAAATTGGTCGTTTAGGATGCTTAGAGGTGCTGGACCTAAGACGGACTTCTGTGAAGGAATTACCTGCATCTATTGTGAATCTCAGAAAATTGATGCATGTACTTGTTAATCCTGGTGTGAAATTTCCTGATGGGATTGCGAAGATGCAAGCACTGGAGACATTGGAATATGTCAGAGTCGACAATCAGCCAGTAGACTTCCTGAGCGGCCTTGGTCAACTAATGAATTTGAGGAATCTGCGGCTTACCATTGATTTGAAAGTTGATTCTGACACTGAGGATACAAATATGGTTGGGGAGGAGCACAAGAAAGCTATTGTCTCCTCCCTGTGTAAGCTAGGCACCCATAACCTTCGCTCCCTCACTATTACTATTGGGTTTGGGAGCAGCCTCTTGAATGAGGAATCTTTGTGCCTGCCTACCCTCGAGGACTTTTCTATCCGTTTTTGGTCCTTCCGACAGGTTCCGACATGGGTGGGCTCCCTCAGAAACCTCCAACGGCTACACCTTCGTGTGGAGGGGCTCAAGCAGGACGACGTCTGCACCCTTGGGGCTTTACCCAGTCTGCTCGTTCTGGATGTGATGGATGAAACAGGGTCAAACGGAAAGCTCAGAATCAGTGGTGAAGTTGGGTTCCGATTCTTGAGGATTTTTATTTATGAAGGATGTTATAATCCAGTAGATCTGATGTTTGGGGCAGGGTCCATGCCCAAGCTTGAAAAACTCGTGCTTGAATGTCTAAGCATAGTTGAAACTAACCCTCGAGACTTTGGAATCAAGAACCTCCCCTGCCTCAGTACTATCAAATTTACTCGTGTTTGTGGCGATAATCACATTGTTGAAGCCGTGAAGACTGCCTTGGAAAGATCAGCCAGCACACATCCCAACCATCCTAGTATGTTCTTTTCAGCTCGATTGTTGAAGCTAATTGAATAA
- the LOC119316189 gene encoding disease resistance protein RGA5-like produces the protein MCGYIVVIDDIWDVVTWGVIKRAFPVTSSGSIIITTTRKNDVAESCRSSFGGSIYVIRPLNTVCSRQLFHRRLFESKEDCPSHLEGISCQILEKCAGLPLAIIAISGLLANVNKERTADIWNEVKDSIGRALERNPTIEVMINILSLSYFDLPPHLKTCLLYLGIFPEDSVIEKMTLICKWIAEGFIHKEGRCTTYDLGEICINELVNRSLIQVVHTGLFGEVKSFRVHDIILDFIISKSIEENFVTLIGVPNITVGTQFKVRRLSLQLGNQGNSIIPAHMVLSHVRSLKVFVQSFEISSLDEFMRLRVLDFEGCSKLENHHLSNIGRLFQLRCLILRKTEITELPEEIGHLRCLEMLDIRDTKVRKLPAAIFNLGKLVHLLMSEFAKIPDGIAKMQALEALGCVAVSEQTFNLLQELGQLKNLRQLILRFDNPYDRHIRVQKVCMEAMASSLQHLSSQNLRSLLINGDGERYMQSSPLSIQSLEVHASLVPQFPNLLGSLVNIQRLCLNLKGVGQDDINIFGALPALVHLILGSTVNGYPKYCRRLSEDSTIIISGDVGFPCLRNFCFDAFRYPLHLMFEVGSMPKLDRLTMGFLFLTYDFDMEDGVFDFGIENLPKLMTLTCKIAVRLDDSIPTFEQAKAAAERTARAHPNNPTLSCDILNI, from the coding sequence ATGTGTGGGTATATTGTTGTCATTGACGATATATGGGATGTGGTTACATGGGGTGTTATTAAGCGTGCATTCCCCGTGACCAGTTCTGGCAGTATCATAATCACTACTACTCGTAAAAATGATGTTGCTGAATCATGTCGTTCTTCATTTGGTGGTTCCATTTATGTTATAAGACCACTTAATACAGTGTGTTCAAGACAACTATTTCATAGAAGACTATTTGAGTCCAAAGAAGATTGCCCTTCACACCTTGAAGGAatttcatgtcaaattttggagaaGTGTGCTGGCTTACCTTTGGCAATCATTGCTATATCTGGGTTGTTGGCTAACGTTAACAAAGAAAGAACAGCTGATATATGGAATGAAGTGAAAGATTCAATTGGTCGGGCACTTGAAAGGAATCCTACGATTGAAGTAATGATAAACATATTGTCACTTAGTTACTTTGATCTTCCTCCTCATCTCAAAACTTGTCTATTGTATTTGGGTATATTTCCAGAGGACTCTGTTATTGAGAAGATGACCCTGATATGTAAATGGATTGCCGAAGGATTTATTCACAAAGAAGGCAGATGTACAACATATGATTTAGGAGAGATATGCATTAATGAGCTTGTCAATAGGAGTTTGATCCAAGTTGTACACACTGGCCTATTTGGTGAGGTGAAGAGTTTTCGAGTTCATGACATAATTCTTGATTTCATCATATCCAAGTCTATTGAAGAGAACTTTGTTACTTTAATAGGTGTTCCTAATATAACTGTTGGGACACAATTCAAAGTCCGTAGACTCTCTCTCCAACTTGGTAATCAAGGAAATTCTATTATACCAgcacatatggtgttgtctcatgtTCGGTCACTCAAAGTGTTTGTTCAATCATTTGAAATATCTTCTCTTGATGAGTTCATGCGTTTACGTGTTTTGGACTTTGAAGGTTGTAGTAAATTGGAAAACCATCATCTTTCCAATATCGGGAGGTTGTTTCAGCTGAGGTGCCTGATCCTGAGAAAGACAGAGATAACTGAGCTCCCAGAAGAGATTGGCCATCTACGTTGCTTAGAAATGTTGGACATAAGAGACACCAAAGTTAGGAAACTACCAGCAGCTATTTTCAATCTTGGAAAACTGGTGCATCTGCTTATGTCGGAATTTGCTAAAATTCCTGATGGAATAGCAAAGATGCAAGCACTGGAGGCGCTGGGTTGTGTTGCAGTCTCTGAGCAGACATTTAATTTGCTGCAAGAACTTGGGCAGCTAAAGAACCTGAGGCAGCTGATCCTCAGGTTTGATAATCCTTATGACAGACACATAAGAGTTCAGAAGGTGTGCATGGAAGCTATGGCCTCTTCACTTCAACACCTATCCAGTCAGAACCTTCGCTCTCTACTTATCAACGGCGATGGGGAGAGGTACATGCAGTCTAGTCCGCTTAGCATCCAATCACTTGAGGTCCATGCTTCACTTGTTCCACAGTTTCCGAATTTGTTGGGCTCCCTCGTCAACATTCAGCGGCTATGCCTTAATTTGAAGGGAGTCGGGCAGGATGATATCAACATCTTCGGAGCCTTACCGGCTCTAGTCCATCTTATTCTGGGCAGCACAGTAAATGGATACCCCAAATATTGTCGGCGGTTATCTGAAGACAGTACGATCATAATCAGTGGTGACGTTGGCTTCCCATGCTTGAGGAACTTTTGCTTCGATGCATTCCGTTACCCGCTACATCTCATGTTTGAAGTAGGATCCATGCCCAAGCTAGACAGACTTACCATGGGTTTCCTCTTCCTTACATATGACTTCGATATGGAGGATGGTGTTTTTGATTTTGGAATCGAAAATCTTCCCAAACTCATGACTCTCACATGTAAAATAGCAGTCCGCTTGGATGATTCTATTCCAACCTTTGAGCAAGCAAAGGCAGCTGCAGAGAGAACAGCGAGGGCACATCCCAACAACCCTACTCTATCTTGTGATATACTAAATATTTGA
- the LOC119316191 gene encoding disease resistance protein Pik-2-like, which produces MEAAVASVATGVLKPVLEKLAALLTNEYKRFKSVRKEIKSLTHELAAMEAFLVRMSEDEDPNEQDKVWMNEVRELSYDLEDAIDDFMQSIGDKDEKPDGFIEKIKSSLGELGKMKARRRIGKEIQNLKKQIMEVGDRNERYKTRQAFSNTRNATVDPRALSMFKNASRLVGIDEPKDEIIKLLTEGASTDNQPKLVSIVGTGGMGKTTLANQVYKDLNKKFKCRAFLSVARNPDMTNIMRIIHSQVIGRCFADTEAGSIQQVIININSFLAGKRYCFYFVPTCRPTVYTVRLGKPHIVVPCIDQYI; this is translated from the coding sequence ATGGAGGCGGCTGTGGCGAGTGTGGCCACGGGGGTCCTGAAGCCCGTCCTGGAGAAGCTGGCAGCTCTGCTCACCAATGAGTACAAGCGTTTCAAAAGTGTGCGCAAAGAGATCAAGTCCCTCACTCATGAGCTTGCCGCCATGGAGGCTTTTCTTGTCAGGATGTCCGAGGACGAGGATCccaatgagcaggataaagtttggATGAATGAGGTGCGGGAGCTGTCCTATGACCTGGAGGATGCCATCGACGACTTCATGCAGAGCATCGGAGACAAAGACGAAAAGCCAGATGGCTTCATTGAGAAGATCAAGAGCTCGCTAGGGGAGTTGGGAAAGATGAAGGCTCGTCGTCGGATTGGCAAGGAGATCCAAAATCTGAAGAAACAAATCATGGAGGTGGGCGATAGGAATGAAAGGTACAAGACCCGTCAGGCCTTCTCCAACACCAGAAATGCGACCGTTGACCCTAGAGCTCTTTCTATGTTTAAGAACGCCTCAAGGCTTGTGGGAATTGATGAACCTAAGGATGAGATAATCAAATTGTTGACCGAAGGTGCGTCAACAGATAATCAACCGAAGTTGGTTTCCATCGTAGGAACTGGAGGAATGGGCAAGACCACTCTTGCAAACCAAGTGTATAAAGACCTCAACAAGAAATTCAAATGCCGGGCCTTCTTATCCGTGGCACGAAATCCAGACATGACCAATATCATGAGAATTATTCATAGTCAAGTTATTGGTCGATGTTTTGCTGACACCGAAGCAGGgagcatacaacaagtcatcatcaATATCAACAGTTTCCTAGCAGGCAAAAGGTATTGTTTCTATTTTGTGCCTACTTGTCGTCCTACAGTATATACTGTAAGATTAGGGAAACCACACATTGTGGTGCCTTGTATTGATCAATATATATAG